A genomic region of bacterium contains the following coding sequences:
- a CDS encoding DUF190 domain-containing protein — protein sequence MDLKGKCQSLRIYVDEDLKWKGRPLYHALLEMAHREGLAGCTVVKGLEGFGSSTRIHSARILDITENLPVMVEIVDSPARIKKAWKWVEPMLPPHGLVTLQDVKVLHYHRPRK from the coding sequence ATGGACTTGAAAGGCAAATGCCAGTCGCTGCGGATCTACGTGGACGAGGACCTGAAGTGGAAGGGACGGCCCCTCTATCACGCCCTGCTGGAAATGGCGCACCGTGAGGGATTGGCGGGCTGCACGGTGGTCAAGGGTCTGGAGGGATTTGGATCCTCGACCCGCATCCATTCGGCCCGGATCCTGGACATCACCGAGAACCTTCCCGTGATGGTGGAGATCGTCGACAGTCCGGCCCGTATCAAGAAGGCTTGGAAATGGGTGGAGCCGATGCTCCCGCCCCACGGCCTGGTGACCTTGCAGGACGTAAAGGTCCTCCACTATCACCGTCCCCGGAAATAA